CTCTCCTGTTACCGTTTTAATGACATCGGGTCCCGTAATAAACATATGGGAAGTACTTTGCGTCATAATGATAAAATCGGTGATTGCAGGAGAATAAACCGCGCCACCTGCACAGGGTCCTAAAATTGCACTAATTTGTGGAATAACACCGCTAGCTAAAGTATTGCGATAAAAAATATCCGCATAACCACCAAGACTCGAGACACCCTCTTGGATTCTTGCTCCACCGCTATCATTTAATCCAATAATTGGTGTTCCATTTTGAATAGCAAGATCCATCACTTTACAGATTTTTTTGGCATGCATTTCTCCTAAAGATCCACCAAAAATAGTGAAATCTTGAGCAAAAATATAAACCGTCCTTCCTGCGATACATCCGTAACCTGTAATGACGCCATCACCTAAAAATTTTTGTTTTTCCATCCCAAATTGATTGCAATTGTGAGTAACAAAAGTATCTAATTCTACAAATGAATTTGGATCTAATAATTCTTGAATGCGCTCACGAGCTGTCATTTTCCCCTTTTCGTGATGAGAATCAACTCGTTTTTGACCTCCACCTTCAAATGCTTTCCAACGCTCTTCCTTAAGTTTATGAATTGCTTTTTCAGTGCTAATTGTCATTTCGTTTATCCTTCAAGTATTTTTTTAATTTCTATAATGACATCTTGAACGGTTGTACCAGGAGTGAAAATGGCTCTAACTCCAAGGGACTTTAAATAAGGAATATCTGAGTTGGGGATAACGCCCCCACCAAATACAGGAATGTCACCGCCTCCCTTACTTTTTAGAGCCTCTATAAGCTTAGGAAATAAAGTATTATGAGCTCCTGACAACAAAGATAATCCAACAATATCAACGTCTTCTTGAATAGCTGTCTGTGCTACATCTTCTGTCGATTGGCGGACACCAGTATAAATAACTTCCATACCTGCATCTCGAAGAGCTTTGGCAATATATTTTGCTCCTCTATCGTGGCCATCTAAACCACACTTTGCGATGAGAACTCTTGGAATCTTAGAAAACGAAATCCCTCCCAGAACATGAGAACCTGAGTTTAATTCATCACTTGCATAAAATGTGGGAAAGAATTTTGTTGAAGGA
The genomic region above belongs to Silvanigrella paludirubra and contains:
- a CDS encoding cobalamin B12-binding domain-containing protein encodes the protein MSFSKIPRVLIAKCGLDGHDRGAKYIAKALRDAGMEVIYTGVRQSTEDVAQTAIQEDVDIVGLSLLSGAHNTLFPKLIEALKSKGGGDIPVFGGGVIPNSDIPYLKSLGVRAIFTPGTTVQDVIIEIKKILEG